The following is a genomic window from Methanoplanus sp. FWC-SCC4.
CTGCCAGATATGATATTTTGTTATCCGAAATTTTGATTACTGATATAACAAATACAATTATTCCAAGTCCGTAAATTACTGACAATAAATTATGATTCCCAATTATACTTTCATAAAAAAGCATCCCCGCAAATACAATAATTATGGCTAAAGCCCCGATTACAGGCCAGAAGCCTGCTTTATACCTCATAATTTCAATTCCCCCTTTTAATTTATGTTATCTTTATCAAACATTTTGTTAGAAATAGATAACTCAGATGCCAAATGATACTTTATAATATTTAATACATCTCCTAAAACTATCTGTTAATTACTGATGCTTTTTAAAAAACCTAATATTCTTCATCTTCAGTCATTTCACACAATTCTCCTTCTTTTTCAATTTCAATGGTCGCATGATCAATTCCAAGTCTTTTGGCAGTTCTTTTGACAGAACATTTTATTCTGTTGATATCGTTAAAAGTGCAGTTTTTGTCTATTACCACATGCAAAGTAATTATGTGATGTTCCCCGTCCAGTGACCATATATGAATATCATGAACATCGGTTATATCCTGGATATTATTAAGAGCTGATTCAACCTCTGTCACAGATACCTCACGGGGGACGCCCTGAAGAAATATTACCAGCACTTCTTTGAGATTCCTGACAACATTATAAAAAATAAATATCGTGATAATTATAGATAAAATCGGGTCGAGAACCGGCAGGTTCCAGAAATACATAATTGTACTTACTATTAACACAGCCATCCATCCAAAAAAATCCTCCAGAAGGTGCCAGGTTACAAGCTTTTCATTAAGGCTTTTGCCGCCGTAGACCCTGTATGCAGCAGCTCCGTTTATTATAACTCCGAATATTGCAAGAATGAACATTCCTGCGGCATTCGGCTCTCCGGGTACAAACAATCTTGGAATTGCCTGTGATAAAATAAAAACAGAACCAATTATCAAAACAACAGCATTAATTAATGCCGATAAAAGAGAAAGGCGTTTTAAGCCATACGAGTATCTTTCAGTCCTCCCCTCTTTTGCAATGTGCTCAAATATCCAGGAAAGCCCAAGAGAGAAAGAGTCGCCCATATCATGCACAGCATCTGCAATAATTGCAAGACTTCCAGTGTAAAAACCACCGATAAACTCAATTATTGTAAATATTAAATTCAGAAAAAATGCCAGCCGTATATTCTCTTCAGCCCTTTTTTCTGAATTTTCCTTAGCCGGCATAATAACCTATCCTGTTTTTAATTCTATAAAAACAGATCCAACATTCATTTTTTTAACTGACAAAACCGACTCTCAAAAAAGATTGCCATATATTTGTTTTAATTAAAAACCCGCCATCATCAGTTAAAATAAATCAAAAATCTCTTATTATAGTGAGATAATAATCTTAACTAATGGTCTGGATAAAATCTCTTGAGGAAAGTTATCTAAATGTCGACAATGTCCTCTCCATAACATTTGACAAAAAATGTAATTCATTTGTAGCAGTAGTCGGATATAAAGAAGCAAGACTTCAGCATAAAATATTTCAAAACAAACTCCTCGATAATATTCTGGCAGGTGACAAGCCAAGGAGTAATGATGAAATTATCGAAGAAATGATTGGATATATTGAGAAAGCAAAAGAAGG
Proteins encoded in this region:
- a CDS encoding cation diffusion facilitator family transporter, which gives rise to MPAKENSEKRAEENIRLAFFLNLIFTIIEFIGGFYTGSLAIIADAVHDMGDSFSLGLSWIFEHIAKEGRTERYSYGLKRLSLLSALINAVVLIIGSVFILSQAIPRLFVPGEPNAAGMFILAIFGVIINGAAAYRVYGGKSLNEKLVTWHLLEDFFGWMAVLIVSTIMYFWNLPVLDPILSIIITIFIFYNVVRNLKEVLVIFLQGVPREVSVTEVESALNNIQDITDVHDIHIWSLDGEHHIITLHVVIDKNCTFNDINRIKCSVKRTAKRLGIDHATIEIEKEGELCEMTEDEEY